The stretch of DNA GTTAATGAgaaatatattagaaaaataacatctaggggcctatgcagagtcgTCCGAATACATGCCATTCGGCATGTATTCGGCAGAATTAGCTTCCCGTATGCACagaggcttccttgagtggcgaAATTTGAAATTTTCGCCAGGAGATTTGCTATGCGGCAGCATCCCGCCAATGTGTTGGCGAGaagcgtgttttttttaaatttcgccATGTTTCTAGGTTCGGCATATGCAGGAAAGGGCAAAGTGTGGTATTCGGCATGTGTGCTTGAATTCTCAGCGCTGAAGTCGCCAATTGTGCGCGCCAGGAAAAAACGGCAGTAGCCGTCCCCATCCCTGGCAACTGCTGTCACTATGTGTAGCAGAACATACAGCAGCGGACGGCAGGCACATAAGGCAGCTTTTTATTCACCCTGTTCCCTCCAATCATGAGCTCAATGCAACTATGAAGAAGTGCCATCAACGTGGAAATCAAAGTTATTCACAGCATTGGTATGCTGCATTcatgcgcaccccccccccccccccctgacccttCACACACCCTCCCACTAAGGGCATCATCAGATCCGTAGGCAAAGGTATGTAATTGCCAGCGCTACTcacccccttcgcccccccttaACTCCGTTGTTGTAAGGGCATCACGCTGTCACAAACCTGTCCAGATCCATGCCAACTGCTGTCACTATAAGTGGCTCCCAAATCTCTGATGCACACAGGGCAGGACAGGGGCTAAGTATTCCGATACATTGACAAAGCAATAGGGTGAATATGCCTCTATACACATAACATTGCCATGTAAGCAAAAACTCTGAGCATTACAGTataagcagtatacagtatataacaatatataagcatgtgtgtggctatgtgtatctgtgtgagtataCATGTACAGATCAGTATATATCAGTATGCCTATGTCTCAACTGTGcctttgtgtatcagtgtctgtaaatgtgtgtgtatacagtattgtgtgtctgtctgagtatcagtgtatattcctgtgtgtctgtctatcactGTGTATTATTGTGTCTGTCTTGAGTATtattgtgtattactgtgtgcctgtctgaatatcactgtgtattactgtgtatCTGTCTTAGTATCAGTATGtattgctgtgtgtctgtctatcagtaTGTACACGATGtgtctgtctgagtatcagtgcgtattactgtgtgtctttatGAGTATCCGTGTGTATTACTGTGTATGTGTCTTAGTATCAGTGTGCATTACTGTGTGTCTGCCtgagtatcagtgtgtattactttgtgtctgtctgagtatcactgtgtattactgtgtatcagtgtgtatacaatgtgtctgtctgagtatcagtgtgtattactgtgtgtctttatGAGTATCcgtgtgtattattgtgtatgtgtcTTAGTATccgtgtgtattactgtgtgtctgtctgagtatcACTGTCTATTACAGTGTGGGCAAATGGGCAAAAGTTTGTGCTTACTAAATTTTTGCCCTTTCCGTCTCCCCAAACTTTTCTATTTCTTTGAAAAACCACAAAAGTTAGTTtgaaccattttttttaaagccgcGCCCAATGAATCTGGATGTAACATGAAATATTTTCCTTTCTATATCAAACACATGAAACTTTGTTATTGGTATGCTGCATTcatgcgcaccccccccccctttcctctttACCAAAAGCCTTGCTAATTTCTGCGTCTATCACGTTACATTTAAGTTCTGAATCGCACGCTTCTGTGTCTTTCATGCTAGCAATACTTTTGCCCCGTCAAACACATGAGCTGGTGACGTAACGTAAAGGAACTGTAAGCACAGTGATGTAAACGGCATAGTACAGAAGTGAAGAACAGTGGCTGCTCCTCGGGTTCCGTTAAGTCACGTCATCATTTGACATGGTTATCGGAGAACACACATCGTTCTTACGAGTTACTATGTTGTCTTACAATCGTGAGTTCAAAGTTACGTTCTTTAAATGTTAAAGGCTACCTTCTCTAATGTATCCTGCTGCCGTAGCGGATGGAAGCTGACACATCCTGTCCACTTGACACATGGGCGTGGCTACAAGTTGGACGCAAACATCTCGACAACAATGAAGGAAGAGGAATACTGGTGCTGATGGTTTGCTGTTACACAACACATGGAGTGGTGTAAATGTATACAGCGATGTGGTAAAATTATAGAGTATCCTTTTAAGGATAACAGTTTTTTCTTTCATTATAGTTCCGTGGGTGCAGGGCTACGTACTGTACTCGTTTCTGCTGTCACGTAGCATAGCGTTTGTTGTTAACCTGCAATGTAATTTagctgtgtacatacagtattgaaGGAGTTTCTGGTTTCAGCCTGTTCTTCAGTGCCTCACAAGTTATACTGTAACATATTAGTCGCTCTGCAAGAAATCTGACATTTATTGTATACGTTTGTCAGTGTTTACATTAATTACAATAACATGCTCAATTGTCCCAAACAGGTGTTCAAATGGACTTGTGCTGCGTTGGTGGGTTCCACTGTGGCCGCATTCTTCCACCTTCATTACGCGTGTCTTCTCCAGCCATGTATGCAGGATGTCTGTGAAAACATAGAGGCACAAACAGTTAACAGTGGGTATAATTCACCCTAATGTCAAGGAAGAATGCGAGAAATGACGCCCACCATTACACTTTCTGGAAAAAGGGGCAGTTCAGACAGACATTCATTATGGAACAGTTTCAGTTATGTTGAACGGAATGTGTGTGAACTTTGTACGTTAGTCATTCATTTTTGCCTCGAATTCCCATGGAGGTTACATGTACCGGCAAACCTATTTCTACTATGAAAGCAAAGCAGAAATGATGAAACCCCTGTGATTCGCCTATAAGAAGAGTTCCTATAACATTGCTCCATTGCCTGTGCATATACAGGGCATGAAGTGTTTTGTTTTAACATGTTAAGTTCTGATAAGGTGGCAGAAGATTTTGTTCTTGGTGTCAACCGGAACGACATTATTGATATAATGACACAATGTTTTGCACATATGTCAGGGACTGTATTGGATGTATGACAAAAATAATTGTCAGAAACAGTAAAAACGTATGCATAAATTTCCTTCACTGTCGCTTGTTTGTCCGGCTTACTACTAATTGCAGCAATAATTATTTGTTTGTAAGTCACTTTCGGTATTTCCTGCTGTGCATGTCGTGCATCCATTTTGCATAGAGAAAATCTGTAAAATATATTTGTTTCCCATATATCTGCCTTTAAGTCGAATTAAAACTTTTCCATTATTATCAGCTCCCTCGCCTGCTCAAGGTTATTTAACAAAGGAAACACTGTAAGTTTTGTTTCCTCCCTAACACAGATGTTTAATGGCACCTTCACAATCAAAAAGGAAGAGAAATATAACTTCAGCAATACCTTGTTTTAGACTTTGCGTTCTGCTATTACAATATTCTGAACTGTGTGTAAACGTGTTCATGTGACTGAACATTACAATATATTATTCTGTTGCCGTGTTGACATGTACATTATTTGCTATCCCACGTAAAGTATATGTTGCCTATTGTAACAACCTAGTTTGTGTTGCATGTGGCAGGCACCAGAAAGTGTAAAAACCAAATCAAGTATACACCGACAGGCTGCAAAACTTTTATTAACATTAACATGGCTTGTtacacatttaaaaccagacagaAACATAAGTATGACTCCATACAAACTATGTCAGTTGCATGGCACTTACACCGGTTAATACATACGCAACATGGCATCACACAAATGTCAGTTTTTGGGGCGTGAAAACACAGGAAGAACATGTTTCActttttattttgggaacgcatgaCGCGAGCACCAAGTGTACTGCGTACATTTTTAACTTTTTGCCGCCGTTTAGTGCCGGCTTCGGCTGCAACCCTCGGAAGGCACTCATTTGTGTTAGTATTTTCACATTCTGTGTGACTACTCACAAGACTGCTTGTTTGCTGCACATCATATTGAGACGAAAGGACACATGAAGATGTGCCTGTTGGAGTCATTGCTGGTGTGTGTGCCGTTTCGGTTGCAAAAAGTTGTACCAAGGGCACGCCACTATTATCAGAAACGTACACATTTTCACTGTGTTGTTCATTAGCAATGTTTTGATCATTACGGCATGTGTCAATGTGATGTGCTGCAATAGCACCTTGCGCTTCAGAATTGGTAGGGCAGCTCACTTCCAAACCATCAGCACCCTCCAAAGTAGCTACAAACGTCGATGGCAGAAATGATGCCACAACTGTTGACCTTTGGAGGTCATTTTGTTTCATGAAACACGTTACAATGGCCTCCATATAGGAATTATGTGTACGTAGTTCTGTAACTGTACTTCTTAAAATGTCTTTGACCTCTCTAATTTCTGTCACCATTAATTGATGCACAGACATTAATTCACTATGTTTCGCTGCATTACTTTGCAACAAACGTTGCTCCGCTTCCTGAATGGCCACCAGTTCTTCATGGTTGGCGGTGTGATAGTCAGTCATGTTGTCAGTAGGATAACTTGCTACATCTATGAGGGGCGAACATGGATCCTGTGAGACATGCCGGAAACTCCTGCTTCCTTCGCTGTGTCTATCTATGGAATAAATTATTGGTGTTACCATCAATACACAGAGAGTGtatataaacaat from Ascaphus truei isolate aAscTru1 chromosome 6, aAscTru1.hap1, whole genome shotgun sequence encodes:
- the LOC142496966 gene encoding uncharacterized protein LOC142496966 isoform X1; the encoded protein is MIALVTGIVAKYDQLCGHLVGRTSSTIRHQLWEDIRVSVSACGNQVRTLKNCKKKIDDIRRNLKNAIQFGRRHASGTGGGPPASPITFTPLEEMLREKLLPVVVSGLSGDRDIGVYPQTFPLEVGVSPSAVSENLEHGTAPHSMQSQVASPDNSVAAFEDRHSEGSRSFRHVSQDPCSPLIDVASYPTDNMTDYHTANHEELVAIQEAEQRLLQSNAAKHSELMSVHQLMVTEIREVKDILRSTVTELRTHNSYMEAIVTCFMKQNDLQRSTVVASFLPSTFVATLEGADGLEVSCPTNSEAQGAIAAHHIDTCRNDQNIANEQHSENVYVSDNSGVPLVQLFATETAHTPAMTPTGTSSCVLSSQYDVQQTSSLVSSHTECENTNTNECLPRVAAEAGTKRRQKVKNVRSTLGARVMRSQNKK
- the LOC142496966 gene encoding uncharacterized protein LOC142496966 isoform X2, producing MLREKLLPVVVSGLSGDRDIGVYPQTFPLEVGVSPSAVSENLEHGTAPHSMQSQVASPDNSVAAFEDRHSEGSRSFRHVSQDPCSPLIDVASYPTDNMTDYHTANHEELVAIQEAEQRLLQSNAAKHSELMSVHQLMVTEIREVKDILRSTVTELRTHNSYMEAIVTCFMKQNDLQRSTVVASFLPSTFVATLEGADGLEVSCPTNSEAQGAIAAHHIDTCRNDQNIANEQHSENVYVSDNSGVPLVQLFATETAHTPAMTPTGTSSCVLSSQYDVQQTSSLVSSHTECENTNTNECLPRVAAEAGTKRRQKVKNVRSTLGARVMRSQNKK